The Streptomyces halobius genomic interval GATGAGCAGCACGGCGAGCAGGCCGGACATGATCCGGTTTCGGGTCTTGGGATCCACCCCGCGAGCGTAACCGGCCGCCTCACCTGCCCAGCGGCCAGGCCGCCTCCGTCTCGTACCGGGGCTGCTCGCCGGGCGCGCCGGAGACCGGCAGATTGCTGCGGACGAGGGCCAGCTCGCCGACCGTCCAGCCGCTGCTCTCGAATGCGTCGAGGACGGCGGCGAACGGGGCGAGATGGGCCCGCGCCCCCCGGTCACGGCCGCGGGCGATGGTCAGATGCGGGTGGTACGGGCGGTGCGCGTGCCCCGCGCTGACCAGCCCGGCCTTGCGCGCCGCGGCCTCCGCCGACCCGGCCAGATGCCGCATGGCCTCCCGGTCCCCGGCGACCCCGGCCCATAGCGCGCGGTCACCGAAATGCCCGCCACCCTTGATCCACATCTCGTACGGATGGTGACGGTGCGCGGCCCGCTCCAGGCGCAGACGCAGCTCCGGCACCAGCTCGTCCGCCACCTCCCCGTAGAACGCCAGGGTGAAGTGCCAGCCCGGCCGCCCGGTCCAGCGCAGCCGGTCCGCGCCGGACAGCCGGCGCAGCGCCGCCACCTCGGCGGCCAGTTCCTCGATCGCCACCCGGGGCGGCAGCACCGCCGCGAAGAATCTCATGCGACCAGTCTGGCGCACGGGTTGACGCGGGCGGGCCCAGCCGGACGTACAGGGCCCTCCGGTCGGGCCGGCGGACGCACAGGGCGCTTCGCTCGGGCCGACGTACGTACGCGGCACCCGCCCGGGCCGACGTACGTATGGCGACCGGTCCCCGTGTCCCCCGCACGGGCCTGCCCCCTCCTCCCCCTGCCGCTCCACACCCGCGTCGCGAGCCCGAACACGGTCGGGCCCGACGGCCGCCGCCGCGGCCATCAAGCCACCGCAGCCACCCGCTCCCGCCCCTCCGCGCCCCCGTCCTGCCCGTCCCCCGCCGCGTGCCCGCCGGGCGCCGGCCCCCGCTCACGCGGGACGAAGGCCAGGTGCCGGCTCCCCCGGCGCAGGTCGATCCTCAGCCGCAGTCCGCCGGCCCGGGCCAGGATCAGGCCGATGACGGCACCGGCCGCGAGGGAGACCACGCCGCCGGTCAGGAAGCCGATCCGGGCGCCGTACGCATCGGTGACCCAGCCGACGAGCGGCGCGCCCAGGGGCGTACCGCCCATGAAGACCATCATGAACAGGCTCATCACCCGGCCGCGCATCACCGGATCGGTGGCCATCTGGACGCTCGCATTGGCGGTCACGTTGATGGTGAGGCCGACCATGCCGATGGGGGCGAGCAGGGCGGCGAAGATCCAGAAGGAGGGGGCAAGAGCGGCGGTGATCTCCAGGGCGCCGAACACCATCGCCGCGCCGACGAGCATCCGCAGCCGGGAGGACGCGCGCCGCGCCGCGAGCAGTGCGCCGATCAGCGAGCCGGCCGCCATCAGACCGTTGAACAGGGCATATGTGCCGGCGTCGGCGTGGAAGACCTGGGAGACGAAGGCGGTCAGCCAGATCGGAAAGTTGAAGCCGAAGGTGCCGATGAAGCCGATGAGGACGATGGGCCAGATGAGGTCGGGGCGCCGCGAGACATAGCGCAGGCCCTCCCGCAACTGGCCCTTGCTGCGCGGGGCCCGGTCGACCTTGTGGAGCTCGGCGGTACGCATCATCAGCAGTCCGGCGACCGGCGCGAGGAACGACAGGCCGTTCAGCAGGAAGGCCCAGCCGCTGCCGAAGGCGGTGATCAGCACACCTGCCACGGCCGGGCCGACCAGCCGCGCGGACTGGAAGTTGGCGGAGTTGAGGCTGACGGCGTTCCGCAGGTCGTCCGGGCCGACCATCTCGACGACGAATGCCTGGCGGGAGGGGTTGTCGAGGACGGTGACCAGGCCGAGGGCGAAGGCCATCAGGTAGACGTGCCAGACCTGGACATGGCCGCTGAGAGTGAGCACGGCGAGGGCCAGGCCGGTCAAGCCCATGGCGGACTGGGTGATCAGCAGCAGCTTGCGCTTGGGGAAGCGGTCGGCGATGACGCCGCCGTAGAGCCCGAAGAGCAGCAGGGGGAGGAACTGCAGCGCGGTGGTGATGCCGACCGCGCCCGACGAGCCGGTGAGGCTCAGGACCAGCCAGTCCTGGGCGATGCGCTGCATCCAGGTGCCGGTGTTGGACACCACCTGGCCGGTGGCGAAGAGGCGGTAGTTGCGGATGCGGAGTGAGCTGAACATGCCCTTCCGCAGTGTGGCGGTGGGGCCGGTGGCAGTACGAGCGGTATCCGGGCCGGTGACGGTGCCGCCGGTGGTGGTGCGAGCGGCGTCCGGGCCGGTGCGGGCACCGGCAGGTGCGGCTATGCCCGCGGCGGGGCCCGCGGCGGGCGCGGGCGCGTCGTCGGACTCCGTGTCGTGGTCGGGGTTCGGTGCGGGGGCGGAGTGTGCTCCGGATCCCGTACTCAAAGTGGTTTCGCCTCCTTGGCCTGGGTCCTTGGTCTGGGGTTTCACATCTCTGCGAGTTTCTCCAGTACGGGCGCGGCGGCCCGCAGCTTCGCCCACTCGTCCGCGTCCAGCCCGGAGGCCAGCTCGGCGAGCCAGGCATTGCGCTTGCGACGGCTCTCGTCGAGCATCGCCTCGGCCTGTTCTGTCTGGGTGACGACCTTCTGACGGCGGTCGTCGGGGTGCGGCTCCAGCCGGACCAGTCCCTTGGCCTCCAGCATGGCCACGATGCGGGTCATCGACGGCGGCTGCACATGCTCCTTGCGGGCCAGCTCACCGGGAGTGGCGTGGCCGCGCCGGGCGAGGGTGCCGAGTACGGACATCTCGGTGGGGCTGAGCGACTCATCGACCCGCTGGTTCTTGAGGCGGCGGGACAGGCGCATCACGGCGCCGCGCAGAGCGCTCACGGCAGCGGCATCGTCGCCGCTGAACAGTTCCGGCATGGTCATTAGCATAACTCATTACCTTGGCTAAATTAAAGCTCTTGGTCTACCCCCGAGTTCCTCTCGCTCACCCACATGAGCTCCGACTCGATCACCCATATGGGTGAGGTCGTAGCCGAAAGTGACACGGCTGACCGGGTGGTGCGGGGACCGTGTCGGTATGGGATCGAGAGTGCTCAGCCTGCGGGTCGAAGGGGAGTTGCTGGAACGCATCCGGCAGCACGCCGCGAAACGCGGAATGAGCGTCCAGGACTATGTGATCCGGACGCTCATCCGCGATGACTTCGACGAACGCTTCAAGACGTCGGTCGACGAGACGGAGCGGTTCTACGACGAGACAGAGCGGTGCTGCAGCGGCGCCGCCATAGAAGCCCCGGGGGCCACTTGACCCCCGGCGCCCCCGGCAAACCGCTGACCGGCCCCTGAAGTGCCGCTGCCCGCCGCCTACTTGACGCCCAGCAGCTGCTCGATCGGGTTCAGCAGGAAGTAGACGAGGAAACAGAGCCCGACGACGTCCAGCAGCCACGGGATCTTCTTGAAGTGTCCGGTCGCCGTCCGCAGCAGGATGTGGGCCAGGATGCCGATGCCGATGCCGTTGGTGATGCTGTAGGTGAACGGCATCGAGATGATCGTCAGGAAGGCCGGGATGCCGACGGTGAGGTCGCCCCAGTCGATGTCCCGGACGTTCGAGGCCATGATCAGGAAGCCGACGACAAGCAGCGCGGGGGTCGCGGCCTGTGCGGGCACCACGGTCGCCAGCGGTGTGAAGATCAGCGCCAGCAGGAAGAGGCCGCCGGTCATCAGATTGGCCAGGCCGGTGCGAGCCCCCTCGCCGACACCGGCCGTGGACTCCACGAAGCAGGTGTTGGCGGAGGCGGAACCGGCGCCGCCGGCCGCGACCGCGATGCCGTCCACCATCAGGATCCGGCCCATGCCCGGCAGATTGCCGTCCTTGTCGGTCAGTCCGGCCTCCTCGCCGACGCCGATGATGGTGCCCATCGCGTCGAAGAAGCCGGACAGCAGGACGGTGAAGACGAAGAGGCAGCCGGTGAGCACACCGACTTCCTTGAAGCCGCCGAAGAGGCTGATGTCGCCGATCAGGCCGAAGTCGGGGGCGCCGACGATGTGTTCCGGGAGGTTGGGGACGGCCAGGCCGCCCCAGGCGGCGTCCGGGATGTCGGCGAGCGCGTTGATCACGATCGCGACGACGGCCATGGTGACCATGCCGATGAGGATCGCGCCCTTGGTCCGCCGCACGATCAGCATGAACATCAGCACCAGGCCGAGGACGAACACCAGCACCGGCCAGCCCGCGAGCTGACCGTCCTGGCCCAGGCCCATCGGGACGGTGGTGTGCGCGGCGTCCGGGTTCCGGGTGACGAAGCCCGCGTCGACCAGGCCGATCAGCGAGATGAACAGGCCGATGCCGATCGCGATGGCGCGCCGCAGCCCGCCCGGGATCGCGTCCATCACCCGCTGCCGCAGTCCCGAGGCGACCAGGATCATCAGCACCAGACCGGCGAGCACGACCATGCCCATCGCGTCCGGCCAGCTCATCTTGGGGGCGAGCTGGAGGGAGACGACGGCGTTGATGCCGAGGCCGGCGGCGATGGCGATGGGGACATTGCCGATGACGCCCAGGAGGATCGTGCTCAGACCGGCCATCAGCGCGGTGGCGGTGACCAGCTGGGCGTTGTCGAGTTGCTGGCCGTATTTGTCGGTGCCGGCGCCGAGGATGATCGGGTTCAGCACGATGATGTAGGCCATCGCGAAGAACGTGGCCAGGCCGCCACGGAGTTCACGGCCGACCGTCGACCCCCGCTCGGAGATCTTGAAAAACCGGTCGAAGCCGTTCTTGGAGGGATGACCTGGGCTCTTGAGGGGGTCGACCGGCATGGTGGTCGAGGGCGACATGCGAGGACCTCAGTCGTACGGGCCTGGGGGAGGCGCGGGGGCCCAAGGGCCCGGAACACAGACAACGACAGCAAACATGAAGAACTGGATCAGACTGGATGAAGCGACGATCCCAACCAGTCAGATCCAGAAAGATTCAGTATGAATAAACAATACGTTGATCGCTATCTCCGCGCGTAGACCCCGTTGGCACAAGGGCCGCGGCGGACGCACGGGCGGCACGGCCGCCGCCCGGAGTTCTCGAACACCCGCCCCGTAAGCTGGCCCCATGTGGAAAAGGTCCGAACTGCGCGAGGCCCCGGCGCCTCTCGAAGGTCCCGTCGTCGGCACGATCACCGGCGGCACCATCATCTGGTTCGTGCTCTTCCTCGGCCAGCTCCCCTTCTACGGCTGGTTCGCCGACCACGGTCACGCCTGGTGGGTGTGGACCTGCCTGGCCGGCGTCGGCCTCGGACTGCTCGGCATCTGGTACGTCCGCAAGCGCGATGCCGCCCTCAAGCGCGAAGCCGCCCTCAAGCGCACGGCGTCCGACGGCCTCTGAGCGGACGCAGGCAGCCGAAGGCAGCGAGCGGCACCCGGCCCTACGAACCCCGCTGCACCCAGCAGCGCCCCGCTGCACCCGCCGGCACCCAGCGGGTGATTCGCGCCGTCCGCCCGTAACGATCCTCGGCGCTCTTCGCGGTGCCACCGACCCCCCACTCCGCGCTCGGGGTATCGGCGATGAACGCGTGGGTGAAGGGCCGCATCTGCTCGCCCGTGCGCTCGATGAGCGCTCCCGAAAGGCGCTCCACCATCCGGCGCTTCTGCTCGTGAGCGAAAACGCCCTCGATGGCCTTGATCTCCACGACTGGCATCAGACCATCCCCTTATGCCGGAAGTACCGGTGACGACCGCCCGTTTCGAGGCCGGAGAGCCCCGCTCACCGCGGCGCGATGGGCGGGGCCGTTCGGCGCAAGGGTCCGGTGGTCAGTCGAACCAGCGCGCCCGCGCCAGCTCGTCCCCGCGCTCCGGGTCCTCCAGCAGTGCCGCGACCTCGAACCGACGCGGCCACTGGCCCGCCGCCCAGGCGAGGCCCGCCGCGACGCCCTCCAGTGTGGCGGCGTGCAGGGTGCCGTCCGGCATCCACCGCCAGTCCAGCTCCGCGGTCCGCGCGCCGTCGCCGACGAGCAGTTCCTCGTGCTCCCAGTACGTCTCCGGGGTCCTGGCGCCGAGCAGCACCCGCACCGCGTCGGGCACCACCCGCCGTACGCCCTCGGAGCGCACCTCGGCGCTGATCACCTCGCTCAGCCGCCGCACCTGGAACAGCTCCGCCAGGGCGGCCGCCCGCGTCGGCCGGACCGGCAGCAGCGCGAGACCCGCCGTCAGCGGCATCAGATCCGGCGCGTCGGCGACCACCGCGTCCGCCGCGTCCACCACCCGGATCTCCCGGTCGACCACCGCCCGGAGCTCGTCCGGCAGCGTCACCTGATCGGGGTCGAGGTCGGTCAACGCGCCGTACAGAGCATGCAGTTGGGCCGCGCCGACGGCCGACTCCTCGTCCGCGAGCCGCGCCAGCAGCTCCGCCGCGCCGCCCGGCTCGTCCAGCAGCGCCGCGACCGAGGTGCGCACGCCGAGCGCACTCAGCACCTGCGCGTCGACGTCACCGGCGTTAGCCGACTCGTAGAGACCGGCCAGCAGCGGATCGCCGCCCGCCGACCGCAGCCCCGCGGGCCGCCGGCCGTCCAGCACCGGGTGCCCCCGCAGCCACCAGGCGGTGTACGGGCGTACGGTCTCCGTCGTACCGTCCGGCAGCAGTACCCGCACCGGCGCGGTCAGCGCGTCACGCAGCGGCGGCCGGGAGAGCATCTCCAGCACCCGCGGCCAGGCGTCGTCGTCGACCAGGTCGAGGTCGCGGACGGCGACCAGTTCGGTGACCACCGGCGGGACGGGGGTCACCGGGAGCGCGTCGAGGATGTCCTCGCACCACACATCCACCGCGTCCAGCAGCCCGACGTCGTCCGGTTCGACGAAGACCCCCTCGCGCGGCTCCATTTCGTCCGGATCGAGCACCACATCGGTGGCACGGACCAGCGCGAAGCCGGCCAGCACACCCACCGCGGTCAGCGGCTGCTCACCCCAGCGCTCCGCCAACTCCGCGTCGCACGCGGCGAGTTCATCCTCCCGGATGACCCGCTCAAAGGCGCTTCCCGGGAACACCAGCTCCCCCGCGGGGGTCAGCTCGCCGTCCTCGTCGAGCAGCGCGAGGGCGCCGAGCCAGGGCTCGTCACCCGGCGAGAGATTGGCGTCCCGGACGAGACCGAGCACCGTCTCCGCCAGCTCCTCGGCACCCAGCGGCGCACCCGCCCCCGCCTCGCCGAACTCGCCCGCGAAGACGTCGTACGCGTCCTCGTCCGCGTCCAGCGAGTTCTCCACGGCCGCCCGCACCTGGGGAGTTGTCAGCACGGCGCGCGGTGAGGCCGGGGTGGCGCCCAGCTTCTCCAGCAGCGGGTGCACCGCCTCCGGGTGGGCGACCTTCAGCCCGAGCCGGGCGAGCGTACGGTGCGTCGCCTCGGTGTCCCCCGCCGGCCCGCCGGCCAGCGGCAGCAGCACCTGACGCGGTCCGATCGTGGTCCGCGCGCTCCCGCTCAGCCCGCCGCCGGTGCCGGCCAGCGGCACCGGCAGCCCGCTGAGCCGGTCCGGGTCGGTGCCGGCCAGCGCGTCATAGAGCCGCCACCACCAGCCGGGCGGCCGCTCCACCCCCGCCAGCCGGTCGACCATCTCGCCGAGCGGCACCCGGGCCACACCCAGCGACCGCAGCTCCGGCCGCCGCTCCAGCCCGGCCGGCAGCAGGCTCGGAAACAGTTCGGCCAGCACACCGACCGTCGCCGCGCCCGCGCCCTCCAGCAGCTCGGCGTCCACGGGCCGCAGCACATAGCGCTCTTCGTCGCCGCCCTCGTCCCACGCCGCGCGCTCTGCCGGCGCCTCGGCCGCACCCCCGGTGCGCGCACCCGCACTCGGCAGAAAACGCACCCGCGGCAGCAGCTCCAGCACCTGCCGGCGCAGCTCACCGTCGAGACCACCCTTGCCCAACGGCCCCGGCACCAGATCGAGCGTGCCCACCGACACCGGCTGCCAGTCGCGCAGCAGCGTCGTATACGTCTCGGCCGCCCGGACGGTCAGGAAGTCGGTCAGCGCGCCCGGCGCGACATGACGCCGGGTCGGCTCCAGCGGGAACGACGCGATCAGCAGCGCGGGCAGTCCCAGCTGCTCGTCCGTCGGCGTCGGCGCGTGCACCACCGGCGCCGTCCCGGGCCGCGCCGGCGCGCCCTCGTCGTCCACCGGGACCGCCCAGGTCACCGACCACACCGGCCGCAGCCGCTCCTCGACGGGGCGGTCTGCGAGCAGCGCCGGGTCCAGCGGGCCCCCGTCACTCACCACCCGCCACCGGGTGGCACCCCGCTCACTGTCCTCGATCAGCACATACGCGTCGTCCTGCCGCCGCCTCAACTCCCGTACGGTCTCCGGAGTCTCCACGATCACCTGGGCCAGGCCCGGCAGCGTCAGCAGCAGCGCCGCGTCGATCCCGTCCAGCAGCCGTTCGGCGAGATCCTGCGCCGCGCCGTCCCGCAGCGGCAGCACGACCGCGGTGTCATACCCCTCGGGCGCACTGCCCTCCGCGGGCAGCGGCAGCCGCAGCAGCGGGACATGACCGTCCCGGCGGCGCAGCTCGCCGCCCAGGCCGGGGCTGTGCGCCGCCACCTCCTGTGTCAGCTCGCGGGCCTCGGCCAGCGACCAGCGGACGCCGCCGGTGCGCCCCACCAGCGCCGGCTCATCGCTCACGGACAGCACCGCGGCGAAGCCCACCCCGAACCGGCCGACCGCGCCGGCCGCCACGCCGGCCTCCCGCTTCGCGGAGGCCCGCAGCGTGGACAGCGACTCGACGCCGGTGGCGTCCAGGGGCGCACCGGTGTTGGAGGCCACCAGGACGGCGGGCCCGGTGTCGTCCGCCGGATGCAGCGTCAGCCGCAGCCGCCCGGGGACACCGGCGCGGGCCGCCGCGTCCGCCGCGTTCTGCGCCAGCTCCACGACGAGCCGGTCGCGGTAGCCGCCGAGCGCGAGGTCCTCCTCCGCGTTGGCGTCCTCCCGGAACCGGGCGGGCGACGCGGCCCAGGAATCCAGCACGCCGCGCCGCAGCCGCGCGGTACCGAACGGGTCTTCGGCTGCGCCTTGCACCCACGACGTACCAGCCACGTTTCTGTCTCCCTCTTTGCCTGGTCGGGGCCCCGACGCTTGCCCGGTCGGTGGGGGGTGACGTTACCGCCCCACGTTGCCGGGTTTCCCGCCGTACCCAGCCTGTTGTTCTTTTCCCGCCTTCGGCGGGATCGGGGGAGGTTGTGGGGTGGGTCGCGAACCAGTGTGGGTGGGTCCGGTGCCGGGCCTCCGGGACTCCCCTACAGCCCGGCCCCTCCCGCCGGATACGCGACCACCCTGGGTGGGGGGAAAGGAAAGTGGTGGGTTGCGCCGGGGGCCAAAGAGCGGCGGCCCCGTTCTTGTGCCTGCTCCCCCACCGGCCGGAGGTCGACAACGGACGGGAGGGTGGGGGTACCTCCCATACCTTTGAGGCTATGGGGGAGCTCCGCAGGACGGAGTCCGGAGGGGCGAACCCGTACCCGCCGCTACACGCACGCGGCCGCTGCGGCCAACCCCCACCCGCTCGCCGAAGGCGAGCGAACGATTACGGCGGGGCACCCGGCAACGTTCGGTGAGGCCCAGCGCCTAGCTGTGGCCGAGCTCCTCATCTGGAGCGGCCTCCTCAACGGACCCCCCGTCCCGCTCGGGCCGCAACGCCAGTGGCTCGATCACCGTCTCGTCCACGACCGGAGCGGCCGGGCGCGGCGGCTTCGGCATGACGGCGGCCTCGGAGTGCGCCCCGCACCCGTACGCGAGGGAGACCACCCGGCCGTCCGCCGGGGAGAACTCGTTGGCGCAGACGCCGAACGCCTGGCGCAGGGAACCGGCCAGCGGTGTGAGGAAGCCGCAGGTCATGCAGGTGGCAGGGGCCGCCTGCGCCATCGGCGTCTTCGCGCCGTACGCCTCTTCCCAGCGGTCGGCCGCGGCGTGCAGGCCGTAACGGGACAGCACGCGGGCGCGACGCATGCCCAGTTCCTCGGCGACACCGGCGATACCGCCCCGGGCGGGCGCCGGCTGCACCGCGGGCGAGCCGGGGACGACCTCCGCGTCCTCGGCGTCGGCGACGTCGGCCACCTCGGCCATCGCCTCGCTGACCACGGAGTTCGGCGGCGGGACGTCCTCACCGGTGAAGCCCGGCTCCAGGCGCAGATCGTCGGCCTCGGTGGGCAGCAGATCGCCGGGGCCCATGTCGCCGGGGCGCAGCCGTTCGCTCCACGGGACCCATTCGGGCGCGAGGAGGGCGTCGGGGCCCGGCAGCAGCGCGGTCTCGTCAAGGGTGACAGTCTTGGCGCGGGAGGCGCGGGCCACCGTCACCGCCCAGCGCCAGCCCCGGTAGCCGGGCTCTTCGCAGTCGAAGAGGTGCGTGACGACGCGGTCCCCGTCGGCGACGGCGGCGAGGTGCTCGCCCACCGTGCCCGGCACCGCGGCCTCCTCGGCCGCCGCACGGGCAAGGTCGACCGCCTCGGCGCACAGGCGGTCGGGGGTACGGCTTCGCATCGCAGCACTCACAAGAATCGATTCTCTCTTCCACGCCGTCTCACGAGTGCGCCAGCCGGAGCTGTCCTGTCCTGTTCCGGACGACCGGCGGGGCCGGGGGCGGGCGGAGCGGACCTGGGGACCGCGTCGACGTCCGCGCCCGGTCGTTTCGGTCGAGCGCACCTCCTACGAACCATTCTGCGGGATCGCGGTGAGGTACGCGGCCAAAAACGACCGCCGGTGGCGCGCTACACACGCTACCCCTTCAATCGTGCACGACTCTTCGGCGGGAGCGGCAAATCTCCCCGGCGGGGGCCGGGGCCGGGGACACCCCGCGCGGGAGCGGGGAGAAACCGCCCTCTGCCGGGCGCGTTGCGGCAGTATGGCGAGGTGGCTGCCGCAAGGTCGTCGAGAGTGTCGAAGTCGTCGAAGGTGTCGAAGACATCGCAGGTGTCGCGGGCTTCGACCAGGGACGGGATGCGAGGCAACCGGGCCCGCCAGGCGGGCCGGGCTGTCGGCCGCGCGCTGCACCTGCCGCTCACCGGCGCGGCCCGCCGGGTGCGCCGCGCCACGCATGCGCAGGGCGCGGGCGAATCGGGCCTGGGCAAGCTGATCGAACTGCACGCGGTGAACGCCGCGGGCGACATGATGATCACGATCGCGCTGGCGTCGACGGTGTTCTTCGCGGTGCCGACGGATCAGGCGCGGGGCCGGGTGGCGCTGTATCTCGCGGTCACGATGGCGCCGTTCGCGCTGCTCGCCCCGGTGGTCGGGCCGCTGCTGGACCGGATCCCGCACGGCCGCCGGGCGGCGATGGCGGGCTCCATGCTGGCCCGTGCGCTGCTCGCGCTGACGATGGCCGGCGCGGTCGCGGGCGGGGGGCTGGAGCTGTATCCGGCGGCGCTGGGTGTGCTGGTGTCGTCCAAGGCGTACGGGGTCGTGCGAAGTGCGGTGGTGCCGCGACTGCTGCCCCGGCGGATCTCTCTGGTGAAGGCCAATTCGCGAGTGACGCTCGCCGGGCTGCTGGCGACCGGGCTGGCGGCGCCGCTCGGTGGCGGGCTCCATCTGATCGGGCCGAGCTGGCCGCTGTACGGGGCGTTCGTGGTGTTCGTGATCGGCACCTTCCTGTCGTTCACGCTGCCGCACAAGGTGGACTCGGCGAAGGGCGAGGGGCGCGCTCGGCTGGCGTCACGGGACGATACGGAGCGCATGGGGCGCGCTCGGCCGGCGTCACGGGACGATACGGAGCGCATGGGGCGGGCCCGGCCGGCGTCACGGGACGCTGCCGTCGGGCCGGTGCGCGGCGGATGGAGGCCGGGGCTGCGGACGGTCGGCCCGTCGGTGCTGCACGGGCTGCAGGCCAATGCCTGTCTGCGGTCGCTGTCGGGGTTCCTGACATTCTTCCTGGCGTTTCTGCTGCGTGAGCACCCGCTGGGCGGGCTGGGTCCGGCGGCGTCGCTGGGCCTGGTCGTGGTGGCCGCGGGCACCGGCAACGCGCTGGGCACCGCGATCGGGGCGTGGCTGAAGGCACGCGGCCCGGAGCAGCTGATCGCGACGATGCTCGGGCTGGCCCTGGGGGTGACGGCCACCGCGGCGGTCTTCTACAGCGCGGTCGCCATCGTGGTCGTGACGGCCGCGGCGGCCACCGCGGGCCTGTGCCAGGCGCTGGCGAAGCTGTCGCTGGACGCGATGATCCAGCGCGATATGCCGGAGCAGGTCCGTACCTCCGCGTTCGCGCGGTCCGAGACGACGCTGCAGATGTCCTGGGTGGTCGGCGGCGCGATCGGCATCTCGCTGCCGCTGTACGGGACGGTGGGGATGATGGTGGCCGCCGGGCTGGTGATGACCGGTGTGGTGCTGGCCGTACGGGGGCTGCTGAGCACGGCCCGGCGGGGCGGCAAGGCGCGTGCTCGGGTGGCATGAGAGCCGCGGAATGCGGCACGCCGCACCCGCGCGCGGCGAGAGCTGGGGCGCCCGATAGCCTGCCCGTATGACCGCTGCGTTGATCTCCTGGGGCAAGGGCCGCCGTGCCGCTGCCGCCATCGGTGCCGTGTCCCTGGGCCTCATCACCCTCTCCGCCTGCGAGAAGCCGACCCCGCTCGCGACCGTGACCGCCGGTTCGACGACGGTGACGTCCGAAGTCACCCCGGGCTGCGACGGCGAGGGCAAGGTCCTCGACAAGAAGACGATCGAGTCCTGCCTCTCGAAGAAGGGCGGCAAGACGATCA includes:
- a CDS encoding MFS transporter; translation: MSTGSGAHSAPAPNPDHDTESDDAPAPAAGPAAGIAAPAGARTGPDAARTTTGGTVTGPDTARTATGPTATLRKGMFSSLRIRNYRLFATGQVVSNTGTWMQRIAQDWLVLSLTGSSGAVGITTALQFLPLLLFGLYGGVIADRFPKRKLLLITQSAMGLTGLALAVLTLSGHVQVWHVYLMAFALGLVTVLDNPSRQAFVVEMVGPDDLRNAVSLNSANFQSARLVGPAVAGVLITAFGSGWAFLLNGLSFLAPVAGLLMMRTAELHKVDRAPRSKGQLREGLRYVSRRPDLIWPIVLIGFIGTFGFNFPIWLTAFVSQVFHADAGTYALFNGLMAAGSLIGALLAARRASSRLRMLVGAAMVFGALEITAALAPSFWIFAALLAPIGMVGLTINVTANASVQMATDPVMRGRVMSLFMMVFMGGTPLGAPLVGWVTDAYGARIGFLTGGVVSLAAGAVIGLILARAGGLRLRIDLRRGSRHLAFVPRERGPAPGGHAAGDGQDGGAEGRERVAAVA
- a CDS encoding NCS2 family permease — its product is MSPSTTMPVDPLKSPGHPSKNGFDRFFKISERGSTVGRELRGGLATFFAMAYIIVLNPIILGAGTDKYGQQLDNAQLVTATALMAGLSTILLGVIGNVPIAIAAGLGINAVVSLQLAPKMSWPDAMGMVVLAGLVLMILVASGLRQRVMDAIPGGLRRAIAIGIGLFISLIGLVDAGFVTRNPDAAHTTVPMGLGQDGQLAGWPVLVFVLGLVLMFMLIVRRTKGAILIGMVTMAVVAIVINALADIPDAAWGGLAVPNLPEHIVGAPDFGLIGDISLFGGFKEVGVLTGCLFVFTVLLSGFFDAMGTIIGVGEEAGLTDKDGNLPGMGRILMVDGIAVAAGGAGSASANTCFVESTAGVGEGARTGLANLMTGGLFLLALIFTPLATVVPAQAATPALLVVGFLIMASNVRDIDWGDLTVGIPAFLTIISMPFTYSITNGIGIGILAHILLRTATGHFKKIPWLLDVVGLCFLVYFLLNPIEQLLGVK
- a CDS encoding DUF2530 domain-containing protein — encoded protein: MWKRSELREAPAPLEGPVVGTITGGTIIWFVLFLGQLPFYGWFADHGHAWWVWTCLAGVGLGLLGIWYVRKRDAALKREAALKRTASDGL
- a CDS encoding tautomerase family protein — its product is MEIKAIEGVFAHEQKRRMVERLSGALIERTGEQMRPFTHAFIADTPSAEWGVGGTAKSAEDRYGRTARITRWVPAGAAGRCWVQRGS
- the thpR gene encoding RNA 2',3'-cyclic phosphodiesterase — translated: MRFFAAVLPPRVAIEELAAEVAALRRLSGADRLRWTGRPGWHFTLAFYGEVADELVPELRLRLERAAHRHHPYEMWIKGGGHFGDRALWAGVAGDREAMRHLAGSAEAAARKAGLVSAGHAHRPYHPHLTIARGRDRGARAHLAPFAAVLDAFESSGWTVGELALVRSNLPVSGAPGEQPRYETEAAWPLGR
- a CDS encoding BrnA antitoxin family protein, encoding MGSRVLSLRVEGELLERIRQHAAKRGMSVQDYVIRTLIRDDFDERFKTSVDETERFYDETERCCSGAAIEAPGAT
- a CDS encoding MarR family winged helix-turn-helix transcriptional regulator, with product MPELFSGDDAAAVSALRGAVMRLSRRLKNQRVDESLSPTEMSVLGTLARRGHATPGELARKEHVQPPSMTRIVAMLEAKGLVRLEPHPDDRRQKVVTQTEQAEAMLDESRRKRNAWLAELASGLDADEWAKLRAAAPVLEKLAEM
- a CDS encoding sacsin N-terminal ATP-binding-like domain-containing protein produces the protein MAGTSWVQGAAEDPFGTARLRRGVLDSWAASPARFREDANAEEDLALGGYRDRLVVELAQNAADAAARAGVPGRLRLTLHPADDTGPAVLVASNTGAPLDATGVESLSTLRASAKREAGVAAGAVGRFGVGFAAVLSVSDEPALVGRTGGVRWSLAEARELTQEVAAHSPGLGGELRRRDGHVPLLRLPLPAEGSAPEGYDTAVVLPLRDGAAQDLAERLLDGIDAALLLTLPGLAQVIVETPETVRELRRRQDDAYVLIEDSERGATRWRVVSDGGPLDPALLADRPVEERLRPVWSVTWAVPVDDEGAPARPGTAPVVHAPTPTDEQLGLPALLIASFPLEPTRRHVAPGALTDFLTVRAAETYTTLLRDWQPVSVGTLDLVPGPLGKGGLDGELRRQVLELLPRVRFLPSAGARTGGAAEAPAERAAWDEGGDEERYVLRPVDAELLEGAGAATVGVLAELFPSLLPAGLERRPELRSLGVARVPLGEMVDRLAGVERPPGWWWRLYDALAGTDPDRLSGLPVPLAGTGGGLSGSARTTIGPRQVLLPLAGGPAGDTEATHRTLARLGLKVAHPEAVHPLLEKLGATPASPRAVLTTPQVRAAVENSLDADEDAYDVFAGEFGEAGAGAPLGAEELAETVLGLVRDANLSPGDEPWLGALALLDEDGELTPAGELVFPGSAFERVIREDELAACDAELAERWGEQPLTAVGVLAGFALVRATDVVLDPDEMEPREGVFVEPDDVGLLDAVDVWCEDILDALPVTPVPPVVTELVAVRDLDLVDDDAWPRVLEMLSRPPLRDALTAPVRVLLPDGTTETVRPYTAWWLRGHPVLDGRRPAGLRSAGGDPLLAGLYESANAGDVDAQVLSALGVRTSVAALLDEPGGAAELLARLADEESAVGAAQLHALYGALTDLDPDQVTLPDELRAVVDREIRVVDAADAVVADAPDLMPLTAGLALLPVRPTRAAALAELFQVRRLSEVISAEVRSEGVRRVVPDAVRVLLGARTPETYWEHEELLVGDGARTAELDWRWMPDGTLHAATLEGVAAGLAWAAGQWPRRFEVAALLEDPERGDELARARWFD